In one Fusarium falciforme chromosome 5, complete sequence genomic region, the following are encoded:
- a CDS encoding 60S ribosomal protein L22: MAPQAKKSGKAQKQTKKYIIDASQPASDKIFDVAAFEKFLQDRIKVEGRTNNLGDNVVVQQQGEGKIEVIAHNDLSGRYLKYLTKKFLKKQQLRDWLRVVSTSRGVYELKFFNVVNDEADEDEE, encoded by the exons ATGGCTCCTCAGGCA AAGAAGTCGGGCAAGGCCCAGAAGCAGACCAAGAAG TACATCATTGATGCTTCTCAGCCCGCCAGCGACAAGATCTTCGACGTCGCCGCCTTCGAGAAGTTCCTCCAGGACCGCATCAAGGTTGAGGGCCGCACCAACAACCTTGGCGACAACGTCGTTGTCCAGCAGCAGGGTGAGGGTAAGATCGAGGTCATTGCCCACAACGACCTCTCTGGCCGCTACCTCAAGTACCT GACCAAGaagttcctcaagaagcagcagctccGTGACTGGCTCCGCGTCGTCTCCACCTCGCGGGGTGTCTACGAGCTCAAGTTCTTCAACGTCGTCAACGACGAGgctgacgaggacgaggagtaA